One segment of Coffea arabica cultivar ET-39 chromosome 7c, Coffea Arabica ET-39 HiFi, whole genome shotgun sequence DNA contains the following:
- the LOC113699995 gene encoding uncharacterized protein isoform X3: protein MLHFQKQAARSYARGRRSDYDLFGGKVPGSKEFRKTWAKQMNDEEDCLWTASEDDESDKEDDHSRLKKDIKKAKQRAKKHSDRIDADDSDELWSVWSGSDEEKTLWTGSEEDDDDDLPTEPYPNERSDQYIDRLFEFEEKPKYRTLSEALKDEEGPEELSPGKQARKLALQNALKKLKKGPDGRYTNVWEVMSDLDVLIAAFENIVSGPEYEELRQGGPKKLNMEFFKDIQAKMRDPNYKFSPELKLKPKSKFVPRKRWQKAQSRRRKAQKR, encoded by the exons ATGCTGCACTTCCAGAAGCAAG CAGCAAGATCGTATGCTCGTGGGAGGCGTTCAGATTACGATTTATTTGGCGGTAAAGTTCCGGGTTCCAAGGAATTTCGAAAAACTTGGGCAAAACAAATGAACGACGAAGAGGATTGCCTGTGGACAGCAAGCGAAGATGACGAAAGCGATAAGGAAGATGATCATAGCCGTCTGAAAAAAGACATCAAGAAGGCAAAGCAACGAGCGAAGAAGCATTCTGATCGTATTGATGCTGATGACAGTGATGAACTGTGGAGCGTGTGGTCCGGAAGTGATGAGGAGAAGACACTTTGGACTGGTAGTGAAGAAGACGATGATGATGATTTACCGACAGAGCCTTACCCGAATGAGAGGAGTGATCAGTATATAGATAGGTTGTTTGAGTTTGAGGAGAAACCGAAATATCGTACACTGTCTGAGGCATTGAAAGATGAGGAAGGACCTGAAGAGTTATCACCTGGAAAACAAGCCAGGAAACTTGCTCTTCAGAATGCATTGAAGAAGCTGAAGAAAGGGCCAGATGGGAGGTACACTAATGTTTGGGAGGTGATGAGTGATTTGGACGTTTTGATAGCAGCATTCGAGAACATTGTTTCAGGACCAGAGTACGAGGAACTTAGGCAGGGGGGGCCGAAGAAATTGAATATGGAGTTTTTTAAGGATATTCAAGCTAAAATGAGGGATCCAAACTACAAGTTTTCGCCGGAGCTGAAGTTGAAACCAAAGAGCAAGTTTGTTCCAAGAAAGAGGTGGCAGAAGGCGCAATCTAGACGTAGGAAAGCACAGAAGCGCTAG
- the LOC113698683 gene encoding heavy metal-associated isoprenylated plant protein 21-like, which yields MGALDYLSNFCTVTSTRRSKRKPMQTVEIKVKMDCDGCERRVKNAVKDMKGLKTLEVDRKQSRVKVSGYVDPNKVLKRIKDTGKRAEFWPYVPHNLVFYPYVTGAYDKRAPAGFVRNVVQAAPPPNATEERITYLFSDDNPNACSIM from the exons ATGGGGGCTCTCGACTACCTCTCAAACTTTTGTACTGTCACCAGCACAAGAAGAAGCAAGAGGAAACCAATGCAG ACCGTTGAGATTAAGGTTAAGATGGACTGTGATGGATGCGAAAGAAGGGTGAAGAATGCTGTAAAAGACATGAAAG GTCTGAAAACACTGGAAGTAGATCGAAAGCAAAGCCGAGTAAAGGTGAGTGGCTACGTTGATCCAAATAAAGTATTAAAGAGAATAAAAGACACTGGAAAAAGAGCAGAGTTCTGGCCATATGTCCCTCATAACCTGGTGTTTTACCCATATGTAACTGGAGCCTACGACAAGAGAGCACCTGCGGGATTTGTGAGGAATGTGGTACAAGCTGCTCCTCCCCCAAACGCAACTGAAGAGAGAATCACCTACCTTTTCAGTGATGACAACCCCAATGCCTGCTCCATTATGTGA
- the LOC113699995 gene encoding uncharacterized protein isoform X1, with the protein MLRALWGMSVRVRFGSAGRNSEMVLAQIKMARRLYSRLLFLPSHFKITPQAPSRSPFLAALQSIPANSGSLDVNFGCRWPMLHFQKQAARSYARGRRSDYDLFGGKVPGSKEFRKTWAKQMNDEEDCLWTASEDDESDKEDDHSRLKKDIKKAKQRAKKHSDRIDADDSDELWSVWSGSDEEKTLWTGSEEDDDDDLPTEPYPNERSDQYIDRLFEFEEKPKYRTLSEALKDEEGPEELSPGKQARKLALQNALKKLKKGPDGRYTNVWEVMSDLDVLIAAFENIVSGPEYEELRQGGPKKLNMEFFKDIQAKMRDPNYKFSPELKLKPKSKFVPRKRWQKAQSRRRKAQKR; encoded by the exons ATGCTAAGGGCACTCTGGGGAATGAGCGTACGCGTCCGATTTGGCAGCGCCGGTCGGAATTCCGAAATGGTATTAGCCCAAATAAAAATGGCCCGGCGTCTCTATTCCCGTCTTTTATTTCTTCCTTCCCACTTCAAAATCACACCGCAAGCGCCCTCACGGTCGCCATTTCTCGCAGCCTTGCAGTCTATTCCTGCCAACTCCGGTTCACTTGACGTTAACTTTGGCTGCCGTTGGCCCATGCTGCACTTCCAGAAGCAAG CAGCAAGATCGTATGCTCGTGGGAGGCGTTCAGATTACGATTTATTTGGCGGTAAAGTTCCGGGTTCCAAGGAATTTCGAAAAACTTGGGCAAAACAAATGAACGACGAAGAGGATTGCCTGTGGACAGCAAGCGAAGATGACGAAAGCGATAAGGAAGATGATCATAGCCGTCTGAAAAAAGACATCAAGAAGGCAAAGCAACGAGCGAAGAAGCATTCTGATCGTATTGATGCTGATGACAGTGATGAACTGTGGAGCGTGTGGTCCGGAAGTGATGAGGAGAAGACACTTTGGACTGGTAGTGAAGAAGACGATGATGATGATTTACCGACAGAGCCTTACCCGAATGAGAGGAGTGATCAGTATATAGATAGGTTGTTTGAGTTTGAGGAGAAACCGAAATATCGTACACTGTCTGAGGCATTGAAAGATGAGGAAGGACCTGAAGAGTTATCACCTGGAAAACAAGCCAGGAAACTTGCTCTTCAGAATGCATTGAAGAAGCTGAAGAAAGGGCCAGATGGGAGGTACACTAATGTTTGGGAGGTGATGAGTGATTTGGACGTTTTGATAGCAGCATTCGAGAACATTGTTTCAGGACCAGAGTACGAGGAACTTAGGCAGGGGGGGCCGAAGAAATTGAATATGGAGTTTTTTAAGGATATTCAAGCTAAAATGAGGGATCCAAACTACAAGTTTTCGCCGGAGCTGAAGTTGAAACCAAAGAGCAAGTTTGTTCCAAGAAAGAGGTGGCAGAAGGCGCAATCTAGACGTAGGAAAGCACAGAAGCGCTAG
- the LOC140010452 gene encoding uncharacterized protein: MKAGKHAELWRPRTRQFQSLQELSNWPPSDKYENSLQYLPDGVGASNIQPKLASVYDRGIDDWALERYLDENAGIKTLMGENNNRALAVGNNAPLAWNGDVVPDVQSLVGKLRPTDFPDSSKYAGDFAGYEDRGYPGLQHLQSRPAYEHYYSPFMMRNNMQQYQYKLPTPVMMNNAIPDMHANYNPMMNDITYLHQTQGTLNPVSPTLTPYSWNYY, translated from the coding sequence ATGAAAGCTGGAAAACATGCTGAGCTTTGGAGGCCAAGGACTAGGCAGTTCCAAAGTCTCCAAGAATTATCCAATTGGCCTCCCAGTGATAAGTACGAGAACTCCCTGCAGTACCTTCCAGATGGTGTTGGTGCCTCCAATATCCAGCCCAAGTTGGCCTCTGTGTATGACAGGGGAATTGATGATTGGGCCCTTGAGAGGTATTTAGACGAGAATGCTGGAATCAAAACTTTAATGGGTGAGAACAACAATAGGGCACTGGCAGTGGGGAATAATGCACCTCTTGCTTGGAACGGAGACGTAGTACCTGATGTACAGAGCCTAGTAGGAAAACTGAGGCCCACGGATTTTCCAGATTCTAGCAAGTATGCAGGTGATTTTGCTGGCTATGAAGATAGAGGATACCCTGGACTCCAACACTTGCAATCACGCCCCGCTTATGAACATTATTATTCACCGTTCATGATGAGAAATAACATGCAGCAGTACCAGTACAAGCTTCCAACTCCAGTGATGATGAACAATGCCATCCCAGATATGCATGCCAACTACAATCCAATGATGAATGATATCACTTACCTGCATCAGACTCAGGGAACTTTGAATCCTGTATCACCCACTCTTACTCCTTATTCCTGGAATTATTACTAG
- the LOC113699995 gene encoding uncharacterized protein isoform X2 — protein sequence MLRALWGMSVRVRFGSAGRNSEMVLAQIKMARRLYSRLLFLPSHFKITPQAPSRSPFLAALQSIPANSGSLDVNFGCRWPMLHFQKQARSYARGRRSDYDLFGGKVPGSKEFRKTWAKQMNDEEDCLWTASEDDESDKEDDHSRLKKDIKKAKQRAKKHSDRIDADDSDELWSVWSGSDEEKTLWTGSEEDDDDDLPTEPYPNERSDQYIDRLFEFEEKPKYRTLSEALKDEEGPEELSPGKQARKLALQNALKKLKKGPDGRYTNVWEVMSDLDVLIAAFENIVSGPEYEELRQGGPKKLNMEFFKDIQAKMRDPNYKFSPELKLKPKSKFVPRKRWQKAQSRRRKAQKR from the exons ATGCTAAGGGCACTCTGGGGAATGAGCGTACGCGTCCGATTTGGCAGCGCCGGTCGGAATTCCGAAATGGTATTAGCCCAAATAAAAATGGCCCGGCGTCTCTATTCCCGTCTTTTATTTCTTCCTTCCCACTTCAAAATCACACCGCAAGCGCCCTCACGGTCGCCATTTCTCGCAGCCTTGCAGTCTATTCCTGCCAACTCCGGTTCACTTGACGTTAACTTTGGCTGCCGTTGGCCCATGCTGCACTTCCAGAAGCAAG CAAGATCGTATGCTCGTGGGAGGCGTTCAGATTACGATTTATTTGGCGGTAAAGTTCCGGGTTCCAAGGAATTTCGAAAAACTTGGGCAAAACAAATGAACGACGAAGAGGATTGCCTGTGGACAGCAAGCGAAGATGACGAAAGCGATAAGGAAGATGATCATAGCCGTCTGAAAAAAGACATCAAGAAGGCAAAGCAACGAGCGAAGAAGCATTCTGATCGTATTGATGCTGATGACAGTGATGAACTGTGGAGCGTGTGGTCCGGAAGTGATGAGGAGAAGACACTTTGGACTGGTAGTGAAGAAGACGATGATGATGATTTACCGACAGAGCCTTACCCGAATGAGAGGAGTGATCAGTATATAGATAGGTTGTTTGAGTTTGAGGAGAAACCGAAATATCGTACACTGTCTGAGGCATTGAAAGATGAGGAAGGACCTGAAGAGTTATCACCTGGAAAACAAGCCAGGAAACTTGCTCTTCAGAATGCATTGAAGAAGCTGAAGAAAGGGCCAGATGGGAGGTACACTAATGTTTGGGAGGTGATGAGTGATTTGGACGTTTTGATAGCAGCATTCGAGAACATTGTTTCAGGACCAGAGTACGAGGAACTTAGGCAGGGGGGGCCGAAGAAATTGAATATGGAGTTTTTTAAGGATATTCAAGCTAAAATGAGGGATCCAAACTACAAGTTTTCGCCGGAGCTGAAGTTGAAACCAAAGAGCAAGTTTGTTCCAAGAAAGAGGTGGCAGAAGGCGCAATCTAGACGTAGGAAAGCACAGAAGCGCTAG
- the LOC113699994 gene encoding uncharacterized protein isoform X1 has translation MDPQTALELVKHGATLLLLDVPQYTLIGIDTQMFSSGPNFKGIKMIPPGVHFVYYSSSNREGNQFSPIIGFFVDAQPSQVIVRKWDKNEERLTKLSEEEEERYGDAVKRMEFDRQLGPYTLSAYGDWKRLSNYITKDTIERIEPIGGEITVACEVDLIGNNPKTAMEKALAEQLKTSKFSEPGENSQRKGCYYTPIPRLIKHRGICAEELTSLNLDKTQLLESLLVQDYGGTEDLLLAELQFAFIAFLMGQSLEAFMQWKLLVSLLLGCTEAPLRTRSQLFTKFIRIVYYQLKYGFQKDHQNTAFAEKGALALLDESWLSADSFLHHLCKDFFSLVLEAQVVDGELLSWTRKLKELLEDSLGWNFQQNSAVDGMYFEGDDEFAPVVEMLDESFNDGAPVS, from the exons ATGGATCCACAGACAGCTTTGGAGTTGGTTAAGCACGGAGCTACTCTTCTACTGCTGGACGTTCCCCAGTATACGCTTATCGGCATTGATACTCAG ATGTTTTCTTCGGGTCCGAATTTCAAGGGTATTAAAATGATTCCTCCTGGTGTTCATTTTGTGTACTATAGCTCATCCAATAG AGAAGGCAATCAGTTCTCGCCGATTATTGGATTTTTTGTGGACGCTCAGCCCTCTCAG GTGATTGTTCGGAAATGGGACAAAAACGAAGAACGGCTGACCAAACTCTCAGAAGAAGAG GAAGAGAGATATGGTGATGCAGTGAAAAGAATGGAGTTTGACAGACAACTGGGACCTTATACCTTAAGCGCATATGGGGATTGGAAGCGATTATCTAATTACATCACAAAGGACACTATTGAACGCATTG AACCAATTGGAGGGGAAATTACAGTTGCATGTGAAGTTGACCTGATTGGAAACAATCCCAAGACAGCAATGGAAAAAGCTTTAGCTGAGCAATTAAAGACCAGTAAGTTTTCAGAGCCAGGAGAAAATTCTCAAAGGAAGGGCTGTTACTACACACCAATTCCGCGCCTTATCAAGCACAGAGGAATTTGTGCGGAGGAGCTAACCAGTTTGAATCTTGACAAG ACCCAGCTACTGGAGAGCTTATTGGTGCAAGATTATGGTGGTACAGAAGACTTGCTTCTAGCAGAGCTGCAATTTGCATTTATTGCATTTCTG ATGGGGCAGTCACTGGAAGCATTTATGCAATGGAAGCTCTTAGTTAGCCTCTTACTTGGTTGTACAGAAGCT CCTCTACGGACGAGGAGTCAGCTTTTCACAAAG TTCATTAGAATCGTCTATTATCAGTTGAAATATGGATTCCAAAAGGATCATCAGAATACTGCTTTTGCAGAAAAAGGGGCTCTAGCCTTGTTGGATGAATCTTGGTTATCTGCTGATAGCTTTCTACACCACCTTTGCAAG GATTTCTTTTCATTAGTCCTAGAAGCTCAGGTGGTGGATGGAGAACTGTTGTCTTGG ACTAGAAAACTGAAAGAGCTGCTGGAGGATTCTCTGGGGTGGAACTTCCAGCAAAATAGTGCTGTTGATGGGATGTACTTTGAGGGTGATGATGAG TTTGCTCCGGTGGTTGAGATGTTAGATGAGTCATTTAATGATGGTGCCCCGGTTTCATAG
- the LOC113699994 gene encoding uncharacterized protein isoform X2: protein MDPQTALELVKHGATLLLLDVPQYTLIGIDTQMFSSGPNFKGIKMIPPGVHFVYYSSSNREGNQFSPIIGFFVDAQPSQVIVRKWDKNEERLTKLSEEEEERYGDAVKRMEFDRQLGPYTLSAYGDWKRLSNYITKDTIERIEPIGGEITVACEVDLIGNNPKTAMEKALAEQLKTSKFSEPGENSQRKGCYYTPIPRLIKHRGICAEELTSLNLDKTQLLESLLVQDYGGTEDLLLAELQFAFIAFLMGQSLEAFMQWKLLVSLLLGCTEAPLRTRSQLFTKFIRIVYYQLKYGFQKDHQNTAFAEKGALALLDESWLSADSFLHHLCKDFFSLVLEAQVVDGELLSWFAPVVEMLDESFNDGAPVS, encoded by the exons ATGGATCCACAGACAGCTTTGGAGTTGGTTAAGCACGGAGCTACTCTTCTACTGCTGGACGTTCCCCAGTATACGCTTATCGGCATTGATACTCAG ATGTTTTCTTCGGGTCCGAATTTCAAGGGTATTAAAATGATTCCTCCTGGTGTTCATTTTGTGTACTATAGCTCATCCAATAG AGAAGGCAATCAGTTCTCGCCGATTATTGGATTTTTTGTGGACGCTCAGCCCTCTCAG GTGATTGTTCGGAAATGGGACAAAAACGAAGAACGGCTGACCAAACTCTCAGAAGAAGAG GAAGAGAGATATGGTGATGCAGTGAAAAGAATGGAGTTTGACAGACAACTGGGACCTTATACCTTAAGCGCATATGGGGATTGGAAGCGATTATCTAATTACATCACAAAGGACACTATTGAACGCATTG AACCAATTGGAGGGGAAATTACAGTTGCATGTGAAGTTGACCTGATTGGAAACAATCCCAAGACAGCAATGGAAAAAGCTTTAGCTGAGCAATTAAAGACCAGTAAGTTTTCAGAGCCAGGAGAAAATTCTCAAAGGAAGGGCTGTTACTACACACCAATTCCGCGCCTTATCAAGCACAGAGGAATTTGTGCGGAGGAGCTAACCAGTTTGAATCTTGACAAG ACCCAGCTACTGGAGAGCTTATTGGTGCAAGATTATGGTGGTACAGAAGACTTGCTTCTAGCAGAGCTGCAATTTGCATTTATTGCATTTCTG ATGGGGCAGTCACTGGAAGCATTTATGCAATGGAAGCTCTTAGTTAGCCTCTTACTTGGTTGTACAGAAGCT CCTCTACGGACGAGGAGTCAGCTTTTCACAAAG TTCATTAGAATCGTCTATTATCAGTTGAAATATGGATTCCAAAAGGATCATCAGAATACTGCTTTTGCAGAAAAAGGGGCTCTAGCCTTGTTGGATGAATCTTGGTTATCTGCTGATAGCTTTCTACACCACCTTTGCAAG GATTTCTTTTCATTAGTCCTAGAAGCTCAGGTGGTGGATGGAGAACTGTTGTCTTGG TTTGCTCCGGTGGTTGAGATGTTAGATGAGTCATTTAATGATGGTGCCCCGGTTTCATAG
- the LOC113699995 gene encoding uncharacterized protein isoform X4 produces MLHFQKQARSYARGRRSDYDLFGGKVPGSKEFRKTWAKQMNDEEDCLWTASEDDESDKEDDHSRLKKDIKKAKQRAKKHSDRIDADDSDELWSVWSGSDEEKTLWTGSEEDDDDDLPTEPYPNERSDQYIDRLFEFEEKPKYRTLSEALKDEEGPEELSPGKQARKLALQNALKKLKKGPDGRYTNVWEVMSDLDVLIAAFENIVSGPEYEELRQGGPKKLNMEFFKDIQAKMRDPNYKFSPELKLKPKSKFVPRKRWQKAQSRRRKAQKR; encoded by the exons ATGCTGCACTTCCAGAAGCAAG CAAGATCGTATGCTCGTGGGAGGCGTTCAGATTACGATTTATTTGGCGGTAAAGTTCCGGGTTCCAAGGAATTTCGAAAAACTTGGGCAAAACAAATGAACGACGAAGAGGATTGCCTGTGGACAGCAAGCGAAGATGACGAAAGCGATAAGGAAGATGATCATAGCCGTCTGAAAAAAGACATCAAGAAGGCAAAGCAACGAGCGAAGAAGCATTCTGATCGTATTGATGCTGATGACAGTGATGAACTGTGGAGCGTGTGGTCCGGAAGTGATGAGGAGAAGACACTTTGGACTGGTAGTGAAGAAGACGATGATGATGATTTACCGACAGAGCCTTACCCGAATGAGAGGAGTGATCAGTATATAGATAGGTTGTTTGAGTTTGAGGAGAAACCGAAATATCGTACACTGTCTGAGGCATTGAAAGATGAGGAAGGACCTGAAGAGTTATCACCTGGAAAACAAGCCAGGAAACTTGCTCTTCAGAATGCATTGAAGAAGCTGAAGAAAGGGCCAGATGGGAGGTACACTAATGTTTGGGAGGTGATGAGTGATTTGGACGTTTTGATAGCAGCATTCGAGAACATTGTTTCAGGACCAGAGTACGAGGAACTTAGGCAGGGGGGGCCGAAGAAATTGAATATGGAGTTTTTTAAGGATATTCAAGCTAAAATGAGGGATCCAAACTACAAGTTTTCGCCGGAGCTGAAGTTGAAACCAAAGAGCAAGTTTGTTCCAAGAAAGAGGTGGCAGAAGGCGCAATCTAGACGTAGGAAAGCACAGAAGCGCTAG